One Halolamina litorea genomic window carries:
- a CDS encoding DUF7310 family coiled-coil domain-containing protein, with translation MVDSEDLERRLAAVERALGDGDDGAVGDNDIDAVSRGHDVDGRLDTLETRVEELDAALQAVRGFLGGVSAVNESVERRADAAVAAVDRLETEIHGDTEGSIEERFGEDSDERATANEYGCDRSSDRESVDDGGTESASNHGLRERLRGLR, from the coding sequence ATGGTCGACAGCGAGGACCTCGAACGACGGCTCGCGGCGGTCGAACGCGCACTCGGCGACGGCGACGACGGAGCCGTCGGCGACAACGACATCGACGCCGTCTCGCGCGGGCACGACGTCGACGGACGGCTCGATACGCTCGAAACGCGGGTCGAGGAACTGGACGCCGCTCTACAGGCGGTCCGTGGGTTCCTCGGCGGCGTCTCCGCGGTGAACGAGTCCGTCGAGCGCCGCGCTGACGCCGCCGTCGCCGCCGTCGATCGGTTGGAGACGGAGATCCACGGGGACACCGAAGGCAGCATCGAGGAGCGTTTCGGCGAGGACAGTGACGAGCGGGCGACTGCTAACGAGTACGGATGTGACCGCTCCAGCGACCGCGAGTCGGTAGACGACGGAGGTACCGAGAGCGCGTCGAACCACGGGCTTCGGGAGCGACTCCGGGGCCTGCGGTGA
- a CDS encoding DUF7311 family protein has translation MIRVLLAVALAAALFGAAVPAVESAATDRTRASLDRDLDRLARAGHSLLAEDDPGARRTVRITLPGASLTAAGVERFAVGCRSNCAVRYTLDGGGSRTYRLALPLTTADGPIRFGTPGEYRLTLTLVDGVDGRVVRVAADSLPRTQVRDRDQRPHVTVHAGT, from the coding sequence GTGATCCGTGTGCTCCTCGCCGTCGCGCTGGCTGCCGCACTCTTCGGGGCCGCAGTCCCGGCGGTCGAGTCGGCGGCGACGGATCGAACACGTGCCAGCCTCGACCGGGATCTCGACCGGCTGGCGCGTGCGGGCCACTCGCTGCTCGCCGAGGACGATCCGGGCGCACGGCGGACGGTACGCATCACGCTCCCGGGGGCGTCGTTGACCGCCGCCGGCGTCGAGCGCTTCGCGGTGGGGTGTCGTTCGAACTGTGCGGTTCGGTACACCCTCGATGGCGGCGGGTCACGGACGTACCGCCTCGCGCTCCCGCTGACGACCGCCGACGGACCGATCCGGTTCGGAACGCCCGGCGAGTACCGACTGACGCTGACGCTCGTCGACGGCGTCGACGGTCGGGTCGTCCGAGTCGCCGCCGACTCCCTGCCGAGGACTCAAGTACGAGACCGGGACCAACGACCCCATGTCACTGTTCACGCGGGCACCTGA
- a CDS encoding CinA family protein, with product MREYADDPPIEQRIGDALRERDATVAVAESCTGGLIGSLLTDVPGSSDYFDRSVVTYSYDAKLTELAVSRESLDGHGAVSAPVAEQMAAGVRDTAGATFGLSTTGIAGPEGGSEEKPVGTVFIGRAYAADWGTGGSYTEVSRHVFDGSRTEIKEQIARKALELLLSDADLSDR from the coding sequence ATGCGCGAGTACGCCGACGACCCGCCGATCGAGCAACGCATCGGTGACGCCCTCCGGGAGCGTGACGCCACCGTCGCCGTCGCCGAGTCCTGTACGGGCGGCCTGATCGGGTCGCTCCTGACCGACGTGCCGGGCTCCTCGGACTACTTCGACCGCTCGGTCGTCACCTACTCCTACGACGCAAAGCTGACCGAGTTGGCGGTCTCCCGGGAGAGCCTCGACGGCCACGGCGCCGTCTCGGCACCAGTCGCCGAACAGATGGCCGCCGGCGTCAGGGACACCGCGGGAGCGACGTTCGGCCTCTCGACGACGGGGATCGCCGGTCCCGAGGGTGGCAGCGAGGAGAAACCCGTTGGAACGGTGTTCATCGGCCGCGCCTACGCCGCCGACTGGGGGACCGGTGGCTCCTACACCGAGGTCTCCCGCCACGTCTTCGACGGTTCGCGGACCGAGATCAAAGAACAGATCGCGCGGAAAGCACTGGAACTGCTGCTGTCCGACGCCGATCTGTCGGACCGCTGA
- a CDS encoding tubulin/FtsZ family protein: MKTVLVGVGQAGGKVTTALAEYDDEMGFHAVRDALAVNSAKADLQNLPLETVLIGQDVVKGHGVGGDNELGAEVMQRDADEVVNALGDKIDSATEAVFVVAGLGGGTGSGGAPVLAKELKRIYDVPIYTIGILPGRDEGSLYQANAGRSLKTLAREADSVLLIDNDAWRESGDSVAEGMASINERIARRVGLLLAAGEPIEDRSLGLGGGGVDRDVAQSVVDTSEVINTLRKGGLAAVGYAESPASEDADDNVNVVTSTTRQALLTGTSLPDATAADAALLVVAGRPDTLSRKGVERARSWVEEETGSMEVRGGDFPLETDAISSLVLLSGVERSPRIKEFMNRAAEAQADARDERDEGAAKRDAAASFQNDELDDLF, from the coding sequence ATGAAGACGGTCCTCGTCGGTGTGGGGCAGGCGGGTGGAAAGGTGACGACTGCCCTCGCCGAGTACGACGACGAGATGGGCTTTCACGCCGTGCGCGACGCCCTCGCGGTCAACAGTGCGAAAGCGGACCTCCAGAACCTCCCGCTCGAGACGGTGTTGATCGGCCAGGACGTGGTGAAGGGCCACGGCGTCGGCGGCGACAACGAACTCGGCGCCGAGGTGATGCAGCGCGACGCCGACGAGGTGGTCAACGCCCTCGGCGACAAGATTGACTCGGCGACGGAGGCGGTGTTCGTCGTCGCGGGGCTAGGTGGTGGGACGGGTTCGGGGGGCGCGCCGGTGCTCGCGAAGGAGCTCAAACGGATCTACGACGTACCGATATACACCATCGGCATCCTCCCCGGTCGGGACGAAGGGTCGCTCTATCAGGCGAACGCCGGCCGCTCGCTCAAGACGCTCGCCCGCGAGGCCGACTCGGTGCTCCTGATCGACAACGACGCGTGGCGCGAGAGCGGCGACAGCGTCGCCGAGGGGATGGCGTCGATCAACGAGCGCATTGCGCGCCGTGTCGGGCTACTGCTCGCGGCCGGCGAACCCATCGAGGATCGCTCGCTCGGTCTCGGGGGCGGCGGCGTCGACCGGGACGTGGCCCAGAGCGTCGTCGACACCAGCGAGGTCATCAACACCCTCCGGAAGGGGGGGCTCGCTGCCGTCGGGTACGCCGAGTCCCCGGCCAGCGAGGACGCCGACGACAACGTCAACGTGGTCACGAGTACGACTCGACAGGCGCTGCTGACCGGGACCAGCCTTCCCGACGCGACGGCGGCCGACGCCGCCCTCCTCGTCGTCGCCGGCCGCCCGGACACCCTCTCTCGGAAGGGGGTCGAGCGGGCCCGCTCGTGGGTCGAAGAGGAGACCGGCAGCATGGAGGTCCGCGGCGGGGACTTCCCGCTCGAGACCGACGCGATCTCCTCGTTGGTCCTGCTGAGCGGCGTCGAACGCTCCCCCCGGATCAAGGAGTTCATGAACCGCGCCGCGGAGGCACAGGCCGACGCCCGGGACGAACGGGACGAAGGCGCTGCCAAGCGCGACGCCGCCGCGTCGTTCCAGAACGACGAACTGGACGACCTGTTCTGA
- a CDS encoding metal-dependent hydrolase yields MNKKGHVLNAILLAIGVGYVLEPSGDVETFVAIGEVSLPLVLGALFPDVDTAFGKHRKTLHNLPVLGIALAYPVFFGNLSFVWAGILSHYVLDMLGSKRGIALFYPFWSEEFGSPTGVTTSSTYADVVTIVVTLIEVGVFALFVHVLPGYLPPGLELGGVTTMI; encoded by the coding sequence ATGAACAAGAAAGGGCACGTACTCAACGCCATCCTGCTGGCCATCGGCGTGGGGTACGTGTTGGAGCCCTCGGGGGACGTGGAGACGTTCGTCGCCATCGGGGAAGTGTCGCTGCCGCTGGTGCTCGGGGCGCTGTTCCCCGACGTGGACACCGCCTTCGGCAAACACCGGAAGACGCTGCACAACCTCCCGGTGCTCGGGATCGCGCTCGCATACCCGGTCTTCTTCGGGAACCTGAGTTTCGTCTGGGCGGGGATCCTGAGTCACTACGTGCTCGACATGCTGGGGAGCAAGCGCGGGATCGCGCTGTTCTACCCGTTCTGGAGCGAGGAGTTCGGCTCGCCGACGGGCGTCACCACGTCGAGCACCTACGCCGACGTGGTCACTATCGTCGTCACGCTGATCGAGGTCGGCGTGTTCGCCCTGTTCGTCCACGTGCTCCCGGGCTATCTCCCGCCGGGGCTCGAACTGGGCGGCGTCACGACGATGATCTAG
- a CDS encoding PHP-associated domain-containing protein encodes MHVKTLDGRVVERAKARGLDVLVYAPHFERLPEIRKRAERHSDDELLVVPGREIFTGNWQNRRHLLAIGLSDPVPDFISFEGALSAIAEQGAALCVPHPTLLNVSLGRPEVRAYADHIDAVETYNAKSLPPVNSQAKRVAEEAGLPAFGSSYAHLRGTIGEAWTAFETGIEREIDLVEALVSGVDRRVVHRAGPSHRLRNLAEFAHLGYENSWGKINRLFLSGTEPTHPDHIAYGGRFDDVAVY; translated from the coding sequence ATGCACGTCAAGACGCTCGACGGTCGAGTCGTCGAGCGGGCGAAAGCGCGCGGTCTCGACGTGCTCGTCTACGCCCCACACTTCGAGCGCCTCCCCGAGATCCGGAAGCGCGCCGAGCGCCACAGCGACGACGAACTGCTGGTGGTGCCGGGCCGAGAGATCTTCACGGGGAACTGGCAGAACCGGCGCCACCTGCTCGCGATAGGGCTCTCAGACCCCGTGCCGGACTTCATCTCCTTCGAGGGGGCGCTGTCGGCGATTGCCGAGCAGGGTGCGGCCCTCTGTGTCCCCCACCCGACGCTGTTGAACGTCAGCCTCGGGCGCCCGGAGGTCCGGGCCTACGCCGACCACATCGACGCCGTCGAGACGTACAACGCCAAGTCCCTGCCGCCGGTCAACAGTCAAGCCAAACGCGTCGCCGAGGAGGCCGGCCTGCCGGCTTTCGGCTCGTCGTACGCCCACCTCCGCGGCACTATCGGCGAGGCGTGGACCGCCTTCGAGACCGGGATCGAGCGCGAGATCGACCTCGTGGAGGCGCTCGTCTCGGGAGTCGACCGGCGAGTCGTGCACCGGGCCGGGCCGAGCCACCGGCTCCGGAACCTCGCTGAGTTCGCCCACCTCGGCTACGAGAACTCGTGGGGGAAGATCAACCGACTGTTCCTCTCGGGCACCGAGCCCACCCACCCCGACCACATCGCGTACGGCGGCCGGTTCGACGACGTCGCCGTCTACTAG
- a CDS encoding DUF7565 family protein, whose product MSRWNCGIAGCGREFDGPEPVIVHQTTEHQRHECAVCGTIVPEGYFAIRHAFDEHTRSEYVRAYDADSSDVRAREAVKEEIEANADLQSVVEQLNARSQ is encoded by the coding sequence ATGAGTCGATGGAACTGCGGGATCGCCGGCTGCGGCCGGGAGTTCGACGGCCCCGAACCCGTCATCGTCCACCAGACGACCGAGCACCAACGCCACGAGTGTGCGGTCTGTGGCACGATCGTCCCCGAGGGCTACTTCGCGATCCGCCACGCCTTCGACGAACACACCCGATCGGAGTACGTTCGCGCCTACGACGCCGACAGCAGCGACGTGCGTGCCAGGGAAGCCGTCAAGGAGGAGATCGAGGCGAACGCGGACCTCCAGAGCGTCGTCGAACAGCTGAACGCCCGCTCGCAGTAA